In Halichondria panicea chromosome 13, odHalPani1.1, whole genome shotgun sequence, one genomic interval encodes:
- the LOC135346107 gene encoding mediator of RNA polymerase II transcription subunit 25-like isoform X5, which translates to MVVPSTAHRDVIFVIDSSACLSGVLPFLLKEYIQPCVEYFSGGKLPDISYGMQTGPVQYGLVTLNAPGLTYRPVCTYYPITSNSTKLLKWIADLRLEGGLVGHSLLLSEGLAAAMELGQLMRSTKESCMSPDVIVEKHCVLVLNQPPSHHPCLESLKHAGKTPPQIIKLLVEGGVHLSLISPRCLADLRHLVQKTLPIPSSETETSSLDDIDHALHPGHLVLLQGFQLSAIKERKKALLEERMDSSEVKATTDISMDTTSPAVKIEDPLPADILIKVEARSDSPLTFSTGTPLKQEPLTESTSFTSLTPPTSQPVKIAVAGQASAQVIPTAAGSSSHNPIQIISPSLPNKLFFSQPPISTIENEAISVQSTINETQSTTTQSTPFPTASSSVSMARTASGGVPSVGGTGPNLEMAMKAAQLAIIQAQQVSGQASNSTVPQPTHPGSGSIPSSQPSVSPLGQNQQVAPGVQVQPTRSVMGQPSQVSQASAFAGNNIVNNPTGSGAGDILHRVPTPPIGSVSSAVPQAPPPTLAPTPAQNPGFQLQGQLQAPPQQVPRPVTIWTGLMELADVHENQRQMRQIQCSVTTSRSEVIQEIQPNTWPQKMTMSAYPKAMFNSIMTGMDFNRGTTNLMTVNFAFQDPLKQNVSVLRQLMAVDAPIKMFAIVHPVGANTVCPIKALILVWNDKLKQFTGLIPLEQEKFVNVVKQVLIRQRQIQQQQQQQQQQQQQSGLQSGIQQQQQQQQQQQQSGLQSGIQQQQQQQQQQGGLQSGIQQQQQPSGFQQQQPPGIQQQQQQQQQPSGFQQQQPSGIQQQQASGFQQSGVQAQGSNMIGQPSGGGLMGQRAGQGQQQQQGFNQGGMMGQQTQPGNKGGMMGQQGQTMMNQQQQQTGLLGQQQQPQQGKGGIVQQQQVQGMVQQQQQQQGQSMQQGQSHIGQQSQPGMIGQQGQGIMNQQQQGQTMQQQQQQQQQAGGVMGKTGPSNMVGQQGATQPQSGFGQGGMTQQQQQVREKAKKFLMALINSTPEQREVLFQRMGVGSLEVRQQWLTKASHYKQQLMQTRMQMMGGGSQQGVQQQISIGHNMQSQMNQGGYNRPGVGQAMGGIRPPANQMPPQQQQHMPPGYNQWQGQH; encoded by the exons ATGGTGGTCCCAAGTACAGCACACAGAGATGTTATATTTGTGATAGACTCTTCAGCATGTCTTAGTGGAGTGCTCCCATTCCTACTGAAGGAGTACATTCAGCCATGTGTCGA GTATTTCAGTGGTGGAAAGCTGCCCGATATCTCTTATGGCATGCAG ACTGGTCCTGTGCAGTATGGTCTGGTGACACTGAATGCCCCTGGCCTCACCTATCGCCCTGTGTGCACTTACTACCCCATCACCAGTAACTCCACCAAACTGCTCAAGTGGATCGCTGACTTGAG GCTGGAGGGTGGTCTGGTGGGACACTCCCTACTGCTATCTGAGGGGCTGGCTGCAGCCATGGAGCTGGGCCAGTTAATGAGGAGCACAAAAGAATCATG tatgagTCCCGATGTGATAGTGGAGAAGCACTGCGTTCTAGTGCTGAACCAACCCCCCTCTCACCATCCATGCTTGGAGTCCCTCAAACACGCTGGGAAGACACCACCACAAATTATCAAACTGCTCGTTGAG GGAGGTGTGCACCTGTCTCTGATCTCTCCTCGCTGTCTGGCCGATCTGAGGCACCTAGTACAGAAAACACTGCCCATCCCCTCTTCCGAAACTGAGACGTCATCCCTCGATGATATAGACCACGCCCTCCACCCAGGTCACCTTGTGCTCCTGCAAGGATTTCAACTGTCCG CTATCAAGGAACGGAAAAAGGCTCTTCTGGAAGAGAGAATGGACTCCTCTGAGGTGAAAGCAACTACCGATATTTCCATGGACACCACCTCACCAGCTGTTAAGATAGAGGATCCCCTTCCGGCAGACATATTGATAAAAGTTGAAGCTCGCAGCGACTCCCCCCTCACCTTCTCCACAGGCACACCTCTCAAACAAGAGCCCCTCACAGAGTCCACCAGCTTCACATCTCTCACACCGCCCACCTCACAACCCGTCAAGATTGCCGTGGCAGGTCAAGCCAGTGCTCAGGTCATCCCTACCGCAGCTGGCAGTAGCAGTCACAACCCCATACAGATCATCTCTCCAAGTTTACCCAACAAACTATTCTTCTCGCAGCCTCCCATCTCTACAATTGAGAACGAAGCTATTTCTGTACAGAGCACCATTAACGAGACTCAGTCAACAACTACTCAAAGCACACCGTTTCCGACAGCTTCATCGTCAGTTTCCATGGCGAGGACGGCCTCAGGGGGAGTcccctctgtggggggtaccgGACCTAACTTGGAGATGGCAATGAAAGCCGCTCAACTTGCAATAATCCAGGCGCAACAGGTGTCCGGTCAGGCGTCGAATTCCACTGTGCCCCAGCCGACACACCCGGGTTCTGGTTCCATTCCAAGTAGTCAGCCATCAGTATCACCACTGGGACAGAAtcaacag GTGGCCCCAGGTGTGCAAGTGCAACCCACCCGCAGTGTGATGGGGCAGCCGTCTCAAGTCTCCCAGGCATCTGCTTTTGCTGGTAACAACATAGTGAACAACCCGACAGGTAGTGGGGCAGGGGACATATTGCATCGTGTTCCCACTCCTCCCATTGGGTCCGTGTCCAGTGCAGTACCTCAAGCTCCTCCTCCCACACTGGCCCCAACTCCAGCACAG aatccTGGGTTCCAGTTGCAGGGCCAGCTACAAGCTCCTCCTCAACAAGTACCACGGCCAGTCACAATTTGGACTGGTCTCATGGAGCTAGCAGATGTT CACGAGAACCAGCGTCAGATGAGGCAGATTCAATGCTCCGTGACTACCAGCAGGAGTGAAGTTATTCAAGAAAT ACAGCCAAACACTTGGCCACAGAAGATGACAATGAGTGCCTATCCTAAAGCCATGTTT AACTCAATCATGACTGGAATGGACTTCAACAGGGGCACTACAAACCTCATGACAGTCAACTTTGCGTTTCAAGACCCTCTAAAACAGAATGTATCAGTGCTACGTCAGCTTATGGCTGTCGACGCCCCCATCAAAATG TTTGCAATAGTGCACCCGGTAGGGGCCAACACAGTGTGCCCTATCAAAGCTCTTATCCTTGTCTGGAATGACAAGCTGAAACAGTTCACTGGACTAATACCACTGGAGCAG GAGAAGTTTGTAAATGTTGTCAAGCAAGTGTTGATAAGACAGAGacag ATTCAGCAACAGCAACAACAGCAACAGCAACAGCAACAGCAAAGTGGTCTACAGAGTGGCATCcagcaacaacaacagcaACAGCAACAGCAACAGCAAAGTGGTCTACAGAGTGGCATCcagcaacaacaacagcaACAGCAACAGCAAGGTGGTCTACAGAGTGGCATCCAGCAACAGCAGCAACCCTCAGGCTTCCAACAACAGCAACCCCCTGGaatacaacaacaacaacagcagcagcagcagcccTCAGGCTTCCAACAACAACAACCCTCTGGTATCCAGCAACAGCAGGCCTCGGGATTCCAGCAAAGTGGAGTTCAG GCCCAAGGCTCTAATATGATAGGACAGCCAAGCGGAGGAGGGCTTATGGGTCAACGTGCAGGGCAAGGGCAGCAGCAACAGCAAGGCTTTAATCAGGGGGGTATGATGGGGCAGCAAACACAGCCTGGGAACAAAGGAGGGATGATGGGTCAACAAGGACAGACTATGATGAACCAGCAGCAGCAACAAACTGGACTACTGGGACAACAGCAACAG CCGCAGCAAGGAAAGGGAGGTATAGTACAGCAGCAGCAAGTACAAGGGATGgtacagcagcagcagcagcagcaagGTCAAAGCATGCAGCAGGGACAGTCTCATATTGGCCAGCAGTCACAGCCGGGAATGATAGGTCAACAAGGGCAAGGAATCATGAATCAACAGCAGCAAGGGCAGACGATGcaacagcagcagcagcagcagcagcaggcTGGAGGGGTAATGGGCAAGACAGGACCGAGCAACATGGTGGGTCAGCAAGGGGCCACTCAGCCACAGTCCGGGTTTGGACAGGGAGGAATGACTCAACAGCAGCAACAAGTGAGG GAAAAAGCTAAGAAGTTTTTAATGGCACTCATCAATTCGACACCAGAGCAACGAGAGGTTCTATTCCAGCGAATGGGAGTTGGTTCCCTGGAGGTTAGACAGCAATGGCTGACCAAAGCCAGTCACTACAAGCAGCAGCTTATGCAGACTCGGATGCAGATGATGGGAG GTGGTTCCCAGCAGGGGGTCCAGCAGCAGATCTCCATTGGCCACAACATGCAATCTCAGATGAATCAAGGAGGCTACAATCGGCCAGGGGTAGGACAGGCTATGGGGGGCATTAGACCACCCGCCAATCAAATGCCCCCTCAACAGCAACAGCACATGCCCCCTGGATACAATCAATGGCAAGGACAACATTGA
- the LOC135346107 gene encoding mediator of RNA polymerase II transcription subunit 25-like isoform X4, translated as MVVPSTAHRDVIFVIDSSACLSGVLPFLLKEYIQPCVEYFSGGKLPDISYGMQTGPVQYGLVTLNAPGLTYRPVCTYYPITSNSTKLLKWIADLRLEGGLVGHSLLLSEGLAAAMELGQLMRSTKESCMSPDVIVEKHCVLVLNQPPSHHPCLESLKHAGKTPPQIIKLLVEGGVHLSLISPRCLADLRHLVQKTLPIPSSETETSSLDDIDHALHPGHLVLLQGFQLSAIKERKKALLEERMDSSEVKATTDISMDTTSPAVKIEDPLPADILIKVEARSDSPLTFSTGTPLKQEPLTESTSFTSLTPPTSQPVKIAVAGQASAQVIPTAAGSSSHNPIQIISPSLPNKLFFSQPPISTIENEAISVQSTINETQSTTTQSTPFPTASSSVSMARTASGGVPSVGGTGPNLEMAMKAAQLAIIQAQQVSGQASNSTVPQPTHPGSGSIPSSQPSVSPLGQNQQVAPGVQVQPTRSVMGQPSQVSQASAFAGNNIVNNPTGSGAGDILHRVPTPPIGSVSSAVPQAPPPTLAPTPAQNPGFQLQGQLQAPPQQVPRPVTIWTGLMELADVHENQRQMRQIQCSVTTSRSEVIQEIQPNTWPQKMTMSAYPKAMFNSIMTGMDFNRGTTNLMTVNFAFQDPLKQNVSVLRQLMAVDAPIKMFAIVHPVGANTVCPIKALILVWNDKLKQFTGLIPLEQEKFVNVVKQVLIRQRQIQQQQQQQQQQQQQSGLQSGIQQQQQQQQQQQQQQGGLQSGIQQQQQPSGFQQQQPPGIQQQQQQQQQPSGFQQQQPSGIQQQQASGFQQSGVQVGQNYSQSSMSYATPSSMQSTMSQAQGSNMIGQPSGGGLMGQRAGQGQQQQQGFNQGGMMGQQTQPGNKGGMMGQQGQTMMNQQQQQTGLLGQQQQPQQGKGGIVQQQQVQGMVQQQQQQQGQSMQQGQSHIGQQSQPGMIGQQGQGIMNQQQQGQTMQQQQQQQQQAGGVMGKTGPSNMVGQQGATQPQSGFGQGGMTQQQQQVREKAKKFLMALINSTPEQREVLFQRMGVGSLEVRQQWLTKASHYKQQLMQTRMQMMGGGSQQGVQQQISIGHNMQSQMNQGGYNRPGVGQAMGGIRPPANQMPPQQQQHMPPGYNQWQGQH; from the exons ATGGTGGTCCCAAGTACAGCACACAGAGATGTTATATTTGTGATAGACTCTTCAGCATGTCTTAGTGGAGTGCTCCCATTCCTACTGAAGGAGTACATTCAGCCATGTGTCGA GTATTTCAGTGGTGGAAAGCTGCCCGATATCTCTTATGGCATGCAG ACTGGTCCTGTGCAGTATGGTCTGGTGACACTGAATGCCCCTGGCCTCACCTATCGCCCTGTGTGCACTTACTACCCCATCACCAGTAACTCCACCAAACTGCTCAAGTGGATCGCTGACTTGAG GCTGGAGGGTGGTCTGGTGGGACACTCCCTACTGCTATCTGAGGGGCTGGCTGCAGCCATGGAGCTGGGCCAGTTAATGAGGAGCACAAAAGAATCATG tatgagTCCCGATGTGATAGTGGAGAAGCACTGCGTTCTAGTGCTGAACCAACCCCCCTCTCACCATCCATGCTTGGAGTCCCTCAAACACGCTGGGAAGACACCACCACAAATTATCAAACTGCTCGTTGAG GGAGGTGTGCACCTGTCTCTGATCTCTCCTCGCTGTCTGGCCGATCTGAGGCACCTAGTACAGAAAACACTGCCCATCCCCTCTTCCGAAACTGAGACGTCATCCCTCGATGATATAGACCACGCCCTCCACCCAGGTCACCTTGTGCTCCTGCAAGGATTTCAACTGTCCG CTATCAAGGAACGGAAAAAGGCTCTTCTGGAAGAGAGAATGGACTCCTCTGAGGTGAAAGCAACTACCGATATTTCCATGGACACCACCTCACCAGCTGTTAAGATAGAGGATCCCCTTCCGGCAGACATATTGATAAAAGTTGAAGCTCGCAGCGACTCCCCCCTCACCTTCTCCACAGGCACACCTCTCAAACAAGAGCCCCTCACAGAGTCCACCAGCTTCACATCTCTCACACCGCCCACCTCACAACCCGTCAAGATTGCCGTGGCAGGTCAAGCCAGTGCTCAGGTCATCCCTACCGCAGCTGGCAGTAGCAGTCACAACCCCATACAGATCATCTCTCCAAGTTTACCCAACAAACTATTCTTCTCGCAGCCTCCCATCTCTACAATTGAGAACGAAGCTATTTCTGTACAGAGCACCATTAACGAGACTCAGTCAACAACTACTCAAAGCACACCGTTTCCGACAGCTTCATCGTCAGTTTCCATGGCGAGGACGGCCTCAGGGGGAGTcccctctgtggggggtaccgGACCTAACTTGGAGATGGCAATGAAAGCCGCTCAACTTGCAATAATCCAGGCGCAACAGGTGTCCGGTCAGGCGTCGAATTCCACTGTGCCCCAGCCGACACACCCGGGTTCTGGTTCCATTCCAAGTAGTCAGCCATCAGTATCACCACTGGGACAGAAtcaacag GTGGCCCCAGGTGTGCAAGTGCAACCCACCCGCAGTGTGATGGGGCAGCCGTCTCAAGTCTCCCAGGCATCTGCTTTTGCTGGTAACAACATAGTGAACAACCCGACAGGTAGTGGGGCAGGGGACATATTGCATCGTGTTCCCACTCCTCCCATTGGGTCCGTGTCCAGTGCAGTACCTCAAGCTCCTCCTCCCACACTGGCCCCAACTCCAGCACAG aatccTGGGTTCCAGTTGCAGGGCCAGCTACAAGCTCCTCCTCAACAAGTACCACGGCCAGTCACAATTTGGACTGGTCTCATGGAGCTAGCAGATGTT CACGAGAACCAGCGTCAGATGAGGCAGATTCAATGCTCCGTGACTACCAGCAGGAGTGAAGTTATTCAAGAAAT ACAGCCAAACACTTGGCCACAGAAGATGACAATGAGTGCCTATCCTAAAGCCATGTTT AACTCAATCATGACTGGAATGGACTTCAACAGGGGCACTACAAACCTCATGACAGTCAACTTTGCGTTTCAAGACCCTCTAAAACAGAATGTATCAGTGCTACGTCAGCTTATGGCTGTCGACGCCCCCATCAAAATG TTTGCAATAGTGCACCCGGTAGGGGCCAACACAGTGTGCCCTATCAAAGCTCTTATCCTTGTCTGGAATGACAAGCTGAAACAGTTCACTGGACTAATACCACTGGAGCAG GAGAAGTTTGTAAATGTTGTCAAGCAAGTGTTGATAAGACAGAGacag ATTCAGCAACAGCAACAACAGCAACAGCAACAGCAACAGCAAAGTGGTCTACAGAGTGGCATCcagcaacaacaacagcaACAG caacagcaACAGCAACAGCAAGGTGGTCTACAGAGTGGCATCCAGCAACAGCAGCAACCCTCAGGCTTCCAACAACAGCAACCCCCTGGaatacaacaacaacaacagcagcagcagcagcccTCAGGCTTCCAACAACAACAACCCTCTGGTATCCAGCAACAGCAGGCCTCGGGATTCCAGCAAAGTGGAGTTCAGGTGGGACAGAACTATTCGCAATCTTCTATGTCGTACGCTACACCATCGAGTATGCAATCGACTATGTCTCAGGCCCAAGGCTCTAATATGATAGGACAGCCAAGCGGAGGAGGGCTTATGGGTCAACGTGCAGGGCAAGGGCAGCAGCAACAGCAAGGCTTTAATCAGGGGGGTATGATGGGGCAGCAAACACAGCCTGGGAACAAAGGAGGGATGATGGGTCAACAAGGACAGACTATGATGAACCAGCAGCAGCAACAAACTGGACTACTGGGACAACAGCAACAG CCGCAGCAAGGAAAGGGAGGTATAGTACAGCAGCAGCAAGTACAAGGGATGgtacagcagcagcagcagcagcaagGTCAAAGCATGCAGCAGGGACAGTCTCATATTGGCCAGCAGTCACAGCCGGGAATGATAGGTCAACAAGGGCAAGGAATCATGAATCAACAGCAGCAAGGGCAGACGATGcaacagcagcagcagcagcagcagcaggcTGGAGGGGTAATGGGCAAGACAGGACCGAGCAACATGGTGGGTCAGCAAGGGGCCACTCAGCCACAGTCCGGGTTTGGACAGGGAGGAATGACTCAACAGCAGCAACAAGTGAGG GAAAAAGCTAAGAAGTTTTTAATGGCACTCATCAATTCGACACCAGAGCAACGAGAGGTTCTATTCCAGCGAATGGGAGTTGGTTCCCTGGAGGTTAGACAGCAATGGCTGACCAAAGCCAGTCACTACAAGCAGCAGCTTATGCAGACTCGGATGCAGATGATGGGAG GTGGTTCCCAGCAGGGGGTCCAGCAGCAGATCTCCATTGGCCACAACATGCAATCTCAGATGAATCAAGGAGGCTACAATCGGCCAGGGGTAGGACAGGCTATGGGGGGCATTAGACCACCCGCCAATCAAATGCCCCCTCAACAGCAACAGCACATGCCCCCTGGATACAATCAATGGCAAGGACAACATTGA